The following are from one region of the Coffea eugenioides isolate CCC68of chromosome 2, Ceug_1.0, whole genome shotgun sequence genome:
- the LOC113760457 gene encoding cytochrome P450 90A1 has product MAANIFLYTLFSLLISFGSFFLLRTTTAHFTRRRRRLPPGNFGLPFIGETLQLISAYKTENPEPFIDDRVSKFGSLFTTHVFGEPTVFSADPEMNRLILQNEGKLFESSYPGSISNLLGRHSLLLMRGSLHKRMHSLTMSFANSSIMKDHLLMDIDRLVRLNMESWTGRVLLLDEAKKITFYLTVKQLMSFDPCEWTQNLMKEYMLVIEGFFSVPLRIFSPTYRRAIQARTKVAEALSLVVRERRKESERGERKNDMLGALLDEDGNGGGFSDEEIVDFLLALLVAGYDTTSTIMTLAVKFLTETPLALSQLKEEQDEIRARKGEKEALTWEDYKSMPFTQCVVNETLRIANIISGVFRRAITDVNMKGYTIPKGWKVFASLRAVHLNQEYFKDARSFNPWRWQINNNTPGATSPLNVFTPFGGGPRRCPGYELARVELSVFLHHIVTRFSWLPAEQDKLVFFPTTRTQKRCPIIVQSRVVSGPCKEV; this is encoded by the exons ATGGCCGCCAACATCTTCCTCTACACTCTCTTTTCCCTCCTCATCTCTTTCGgttccttcttcctcctccGCACCACCACCGCCCACTTCACCCGCCGTCGGCGCCGCCTCCCGCCTGGAAACTTCGGCCTACCCTTCATCGGAGAAACCCTTCAGCTCATTTCAGCTTATAAGACTGAAAACCCGGAACCCTTTATAGATGATAGAGTGTCTAAATTCGGTTCCCTGTTCACCACCCACGTTTTCGGCGAGCCGACCGTGTTTTCGGCTGACCCGGAAATGAACCGGCTCATTCTCCAAAACGAGGGCAAGCTTTTCGAGTCGAGTTATCCGGGTTCCATATCCAACTTGCTGGGGAGGCACTCCCTGCTGCTCATGAGAGGGAGCCTCCACAAGAGAATGCATTCCTTGACTATGAGCTTCGCGAATTCTTCCATCATGAAGGATCATTTGTTGATGGACATAGACCGGTTGGTCCGGCTCAACATGGAGTCTTGGACCGGCCGCGTGCTTCTCTTGGACGAAGCCAAGAAG ATCACGTTCTATCTGACGGTGAAGCAGCTGATGAGTTTTGATCCATGCGAGTGGACTCAGAACCTCATGAAAGAGTATATGCTGGTTATAGAGGGCTTCTTCTCAGTTCCTTTGCGCATTTTTTCCCCTACTTATCGCAGAGCCATTCAA GCTCGAACAAAGGTGGCCGAGGCATTGAGCCTGGTGGTGAGGGAGAGGAGGAAAGAGAgtgagagaggagagagaaagaATGATATGTTGGGGGCATTGTTGGACGAAGATGGGAACGGAGGAGGATTCTCGGACGAGGAGATTGTGGATTTCTTGCTAGCTTTGCTGGTGGCCGGCTATGATACCACTTCCACCATCATGACGCTCGCCGTCAAGTTCTTAACCGAGACCCCTCTTGCTTTGTCTCAGCTCAAG GAGGAACAAGATGAGATCAGAGCAAGAAAAGGTGAAAAAGAGGCGTTGACGTGGGAAGATTACAAATCAATGCCTTTCACCCAGTGT GTAGTGAATGAAACTCTTCGGATAGCTAACATAATCAGTGGGGTGTTTAGGCGAGCAATAACAGATGTCAATATGAAAG GTTACACAATTCCAAAAGGATGGAAGGTTTTCGCTTCACTGAGGGCAGTCCATCTGAATCAGGAATATTTTAAAGATGCTCGCTCTTTTAATCCATGGAGATGGCAG ATTAATAACAACACTCCTGGAGCAACAAGTCCGCTAAATGTATTTACACCGTTCGGTGGAGGACCAAGGCGTTGTCCAGGTTATGAGCTTGCCAGGGTAGAGCTCTCAGTTTTCCTTCACCACATAGTTACCCGTTTCAG TTGGCTTCCTGCTGAGCAAGACAAGCTGGTTTTTTTCCCAACAACAAGAACGCAGAAGCGCTGCCCAATCATCGTCCAGAGTAGAGTTGTGTCCGGGCCGTGTAAAGAAGTATAG